In Arthrobacter sp. SLBN-112, a genomic segment contains:
- a CDS encoding MFS transporter produces the protein MQLSPVKLRLLTTSLLTVSFLGALDHTVVSTSLATISGELGALQLMSWVVVGYTLASTVLLPVLGKLGDVLGARRIFLVSLVMFLAASLACGFATDIAWLIAARVLQGMSSAGLQLMSQTIIARVTTQRERPRYMAIIGAAFPIAIVVGPAVGGAITDYWGWQWVFWINLPVGAAAFALALVAVPHLAPGAAPRHLDIAGSAVFTTALVALVLAASWAAERNGGPAAGSALAVSIVGFIAFFLIERRAPEPIIPLHFFANRTIAAGTALSAIIGVGFFSITAYLPTYYQMAYRTTATVSGLVPIATVFGMLISNLLTGWLASRTGRYRIFPVAGTVLGAAGLLVMALLPAGLPLWAPMIVMGGVGMGTGAFMSLIVAVVQGAVPAGQTGTITATINLVRQVGSTVATAVIGGVIGSGVAALLPAGLDASTLTPQLVHGASPAVQAGVARIYGSVFTPIFIALAGAYALGIVAALLLPHGRLSDEPAPAAPTPSETLSA, from the coding sequence ATGCAACTATCACCTGTAAAACTCCGCCTCCTCACCACCTCCCTGCTCACCGTCTCATTCCTCGGGGCATTGGATCACACAGTGGTCTCCACGTCCCTTGCCACCATTTCCGGAGAGCTGGGTGCGCTGCAGCTGATGAGCTGGGTAGTGGTGGGCTACACCCTGGCCAGCACGGTGCTGCTGCCCGTGCTCGGCAAACTCGGCGATGTCCTCGGCGCCCGTAGGATCTTCCTGGTTTCCCTGGTGATGTTCCTGGCGGCTTCCTTGGCCTGTGGTTTTGCCACGGACATCGCGTGGCTCATTGCCGCCCGCGTCCTGCAGGGCATGAGCTCGGCGGGCCTGCAGCTCATGTCGCAGACCATCATCGCCCGCGTCACCACGCAGCGTGAACGGCCGCGCTACATGGCAATCATCGGGGCGGCTTTTCCCATCGCCATCGTGGTAGGCCCGGCAGTGGGCGGTGCCATCACCGATTACTGGGGCTGGCAGTGGGTCTTCTGGATCAACCTCCCGGTGGGTGCCGCCGCGTTCGCCCTGGCACTGGTGGCCGTTCCCCACCTGGCACCGGGCGCAGCGCCCCGGCACTTGGACATTGCCGGCTCCGCTGTCTTCACCACCGCACTGGTGGCGCTCGTCCTCGCCGCCTCCTGGGCCGCGGAAAGGAACGGCGGTCCTGCCGCCGGAAGCGCGCTCGCCGTCAGCATCGTGGGCTTCATCGCCTTCTTCCTGATCGAGCGGCGGGCGCCCGAGCCCATCATTCCGCTCCACTTCTTCGCCAACCGCACCATTGCTGCAGGGACGGCGCTCTCGGCGATCATCGGCGTCGGCTTCTTCTCCATCACCGCGTACCTGCCCACGTACTACCAGATGGCCTACCGGACCACCGCCACGGTGTCCGGCCTGGTTCCCATCGCCACCGTCTTCGGCATGCTGATCAGCAACCTGCTCACGGGCTGGCTGGCCAGCCGGACGGGTCGTTACCGGATCTTCCCCGTGGCGGGAACGGTGCTGGGAGCAGCAGGCCTGCTGGTGATGGCACTGCTGCCGGCAGGGCTCCCGCTGTGGGCGCCCATGATCGTGATGGGTGGTGTGGGCATGGGCACCGGGGCGTTCATGAGCCTCATCGTGGCCGTGGTCCAGGGCGCCGTCCCCGCAGGCCAGACGGGCACCATTACCGCCACCATCAACCTGGTGCGACAGGTGGGATCAACCGTGGCGACGGCGGTCATCGGCGGGGTCATCGGCTCCGGTGTTGCGGCCCTCCTGCCGGCAGGGCTGGACGCGTCCACGCTCACCCCCCAGCTGGTTCACGGAGCTTCGCCGGCGGTCCAGGCCGGCGTCGCCCGGATCTACGGCTCCGTGTTCACGCCCATCTTCATCGCCCTTGCCGGCGCGTACGCCCTGGGAATCGTGGCGGCGCTGCTGCTCCCGCACGGCCGCCTGTCCGACGAACCCGCCCCCGCCGCCCCCACACCTTCCGAAACCCTCTCGGCCTGA
- a CDS encoding SDR family oxidoreductase, whose translation MASLRLDGRTVVVTGAAQGQGAAEARMLVKAGARVIATDLPARPPAGLGVSAAPGGGLFYRRLDVGDASGWADLAAWIRSQGWRVDGLVNNAGITQRSRLLEASVADLQRVYEVNVAGSLLGIQALAPLMRSGSSIVNVGSVAGLTAHYPVAYTASKWALRGLSQVAAMELGPRGIRVNTVHPGFIETPMTAGAKPEFREATLAETPLGRTGTVEEVAGVVLFLLSPLSSFVTGAEIPVDGGQAGHGGAKSVSDALR comes from the coding sequence GTGGCCTCCCTGCGGCTCGACGGCCGCACGGTGGTGGTTACCGGCGCGGCTCAGGGCCAGGGTGCGGCCGAAGCCCGGATGCTCGTAAAGGCCGGGGCGCGCGTGATCGCCACGGACCTGCCCGCCAGGCCACCGGCCGGGCTTGGGGTTTCCGCGGCCCCCGGCGGCGGCCTGTTCTACCGCCGGCTGGATGTGGGCGACGCCTCGGGGTGGGCTGACCTGGCCGCGTGGATCAGGTCCCAGGGCTGGCGCGTGGACGGGCTGGTCAACAATGCCGGCATCACCCAGCGCAGCCGGCTGCTCGAAGCTTCGGTGGCGGACCTGCAGCGGGTCTACGAGGTGAATGTCGCCGGCTCCCTGCTGGGGATCCAGGCCCTCGCTCCCCTCATGCGCAGCGGGTCCTCGATCGTGAATGTTGGGTCCGTTGCAGGGCTGACGGCGCACTACCCCGTGGCGTACACCGCCAGCAAGTGGGCACTCCGCGGCCTTTCACAGGTGGCGGCCATGGAGCTTGGCCCGCGCGGCATCAGGGTGAACACCGTCCATCCTGGCTTCATCGAAACGCCCATGACAGCGGGTGCCAAACCGGAATTCCGGGAGGCCACCCTGGCCGAGACGCCGTTGGGCCGCACCGGCACCGTCGAGGAGGTGGCCGGCGTCGTGCTCTTCCTCCTCAGCCCGCTGTCCTCGTTCGTCACCGGCGCGGAAATCCCGGTGGACGGCGGCCAGGCAGGCCACGGCGGGGCCAAGTCCGTATCCGACGCCCTGCGCTGA
- a CDS encoding SDR family NAD(P)-dependent oxidoreductase: MPVSSQRLAGKTAVITGTASGQGRAAALAFAAEGAFVVGCDMDDDGAAATVAAVTAAGGRMGSSRVDLTDEAAVAAWAGDVAEAHGQVHILYANAAVTRFAPVEQLSYADWKWNVEHEMDVVFLPVKYFWPQLIAAQNAAIVLVGSTAGVTGSMTNGRLAHTATKGAVVAMTKQLAAEGAPHGLRVNAVSPGMIRTAATEGNLLAPDHPMRTIAGSIPLGRIGGPEEVAACALFLASDEASYVTGANLMVDGGWSAVLPG, encoded by the coding sequence GTGCCCGTTTCCAGCCAGCGCCTGGCCGGCAAGACCGCCGTCATCACCGGAACGGCCAGCGGCCAGGGCAGGGCGGCAGCGCTCGCCTTCGCTGCGGAAGGGGCCTTCGTGGTGGGCTGCGATATGGACGACGACGGCGCGGCAGCCACAGTCGCGGCGGTGACGGCGGCCGGGGGCCGGATGGGCAGCAGCCGGGTGGATCTGACAGATGAGGCCGCCGTGGCGGCCTGGGCGGGCGACGTTGCGGAAGCCCACGGGCAGGTCCACATCCTGTACGCGAACGCCGCAGTCACGCGGTTCGCCCCCGTGGAGCAGCTCTCCTATGCGGACTGGAAGTGGAACGTGGAGCACGAGATGGACGTGGTGTTCCTGCCGGTGAAGTACTTCTGGCCGCAGCTGATTGCGGCGCAAAACGCGGCCATCGTCCTGGTGGGTTCCACCGCGGGCGTGACAGGCTCGATGACCAACGGGCGGCTGGCGCACACCGCCACCAAGGGCGCCGTGGTGGCCATGACCAAACAGCTGGCGGCCGAAGGAGCGCCGCACGGGCTGCGCGTCAATGCGGTCAGCCCCGGCATGATCCGCACCGCCGCCACCGAGGGCAACCTCCTCGCTCCCGACCATCCGATGCGGACCATCGCCGGCAGCATTCCCCTGGGCAGGATTGGCGGGCCGGAGGAGGTGGCCGCTTGCGCGCTGTTCCTCGCTTCCGATGAAGCGTCCTACGTGACGGGGGCCAACCTGATGGTCGACGGCGGCTGGTCGGCGGTCCTGCCCGGCTGA
- a CDS encoding restriction endonuclease subunit R gives MAAEISADWTLCASSFNWAPDIVAAGRTAPDIVSGIADLVKTVELEPGLVWRSFPDPQDEEVDGLRQSLASRGGHISIVGASLDEFTSPTTRRSLLERLEFLAPQLRAAHRVGAHGVRLPIGQAGPDLLTLLQPMLHELDLVLFEEIQGRQAPGNPGVEPALDAIAALADDHVRVLVDISMLMPALPATYLEKLRQSGIPAELLARLEHDWRDPATLDAVTALLRSGQVPPRIHTLFMNLLIRFGRSEAADLQGIMPLVGAFHLKFWDLDDDGRVSQPLRDLAGLLSRSGFTGTLTSEWGGHEWLQDDPTEMTRRHLALAEAALSSGS, from the coding sequence ATGGCTGCCGAAATTTCCGCCGACTGGACTCTCTGCGCCAGTTCGTTCAACTGGGCTCCCGACATCGTGGCCGCCGGGCGAACTGCCCCGGACATCGTTTCCGGTATTGCGGACCTGGTGAAAACCGTGGAACTTGAACCGGGGCTTGTGTGGCGGTCCTTTCCCGATCCGCAGGACGAGGAAGTGGACGGCCTCCGCCAATCCCTGGCGTCGCGAGGGGGCCACATCAGCATTGTGGGGGCGAGCCTGGACGAGTTCACCTCCCCCACCACCCGGCGTTCCCTGCTGGAGCGGCTGGAGTTCCTGGCACCGCAACTGCGTGCAGCGCACCGGGTTGGAGCCCACGGAGTCCGGCTGCCGATCGGACAAGCGGGGCCCGACCTGCTCACCCTGCTGCAGCCGATGCTGCATGAACTGGACCTGGTGTTGTTCGAGGAAATCCAAGGCCGGCAGGCTCCCGGGAACCCCGGCGTCGAGCCTGCCCTGGACGCAATCGCCGCGCTGGCGGATGACCACGTGCGGGTGCTCGTGGACATCAGCATGCTCATGCCGGCCCTTCCCGCCACCTACCTTGAAAAGCTTCGCCAAAGCGGGATCCCCGCGGAACTTCTGGCGCGCTTGGAACATGACTGGCGGGATCCCGCCACCCTCGACGCGGTCACGGCCCTGCTCCGGTCAGGGCAGGTTCCGCCGCGGATCCACACCCTCTTCATGAACCTGTTGATCCGCTTCGGCCGCAGCGAGGCAGCAGACCTGCAGGGCATCATGCCCCTGGTGGGCGCCTTCCATCTGAAGTTCTGGGACCTGGACGACGACGGGAGGGTTTCGCAGCCGCTGCGGGACCTCGCCGGCCTGCTCAGCCGGAGCGGCTTCACCGGCACGCTGACCAGCGAGTGGGGCGGCCACGAGTGGCTGCAGGACGACCCCACGGAAATGACGCGGCGGCACTTGGCGCTGGCGGAGGCGGCGCTGTCCTCCGGCAGTTGA
- a CDS encoding DUF6379 domain-containing protein — METALRDDALTAIPGGFELRLGLPWIRSMPLSSIAGLAVEVDGVPVAAGGVAVVLGTRRVPADALPAEPGWWFIQDRLVLAVPGELSAGTHAVGVDFTLMVPYLRAPSGSPLILPFRVEARLDAGPAAVPGISRDVA; from the coding sequence TTGGAAACCGCTTTGCGCGACGACGCACTGACCGCCATTCCTGGCGGCTTCGAGCTCCGGCTTGGCTTACCATGGATCCGTTCGATGCCGCTCTCCAGTATTGCCGGCCTGGCCGTGGAGGTGGACGGCGTTCCGGTTGCTGCGGGCGGTGTGGCCGTGGTGCTGGGCACCAGGCGCGTGCCGGCGGACGCCTTGCCGGCCGAGCCCGGGTGGTGGTTCATCCAGGACAGGCTTGTCCTGGCCGTCCCGGGGGAACTCTCCGCCGGCACGCACGCCGTCGGTGTGGACTTCACCCTGATGGTGCCTTACCTGCGGGCTCCCTCAGGTTCGCCGCTGATACTCCCGTTCCGCGTTGAGGCCCGGCTGGACGCGGGCCCGGCGGCGGTGCCGGGGATCTCCCGCGACGTGGCGTGA
- a CDS encoding sugar phosphate isomerase/epimerase family protein gives MARPITLFTGQWADLPFEEVARLAGEWGYDGLEIACWGDHLDPWRWDDDAYVQGKLDILERNGLEVWTISNHLKGQAVCDDPIDERHRGILPDVVWGDGDAEGVRRRAAEELKNTARLAARLGVKTVTGFTGSSIWKYVAMFPPATEKMVDAGYQDFADRWNPILDVFDAVGVRFAHEVHPSEIAYDYWTTQRTLEAIGHREAFGLNWDPSHMVWQDIDPVGFLWDFKDRIYHVHCKDTKKRLANGRNGRLSSHLPWADPRRGWDFISTGHGDVPWEDAFRMLNSIGYRGPLSVEWEDAGMNRLDGAPEALEFVRRLSGYEPSAAAFDAAFSTK, from the coding sequence GTGGCACGACCGATCACATTGTTTACCGGCCAGTGGGCCGACCTGCCCTTCGAGGAAGTTGCCCGCCTCGCCGGCGAGTGGGGCTACGACGGCCTGGAGATCGCCTGCTGGGGCGACCACCTGGACCCTTGGCGCTGGGACGACGACGCCTATGTCCAAGGCAAGCTGGACATCCTTGAACGCAACGGCCTGGAGGTGTGGACCATCTCCAACCACCTCAAGGGCCAGGCGGTTTGCGATGATCCCATCGACGAACGGCACCGGGGCATCCTGCCGGACGTGGTCTGGGGCGACGGCGACGCGGAGGGCGTCCGCCGGCGCGCCGCCGAGGAATTGAAGAACACCGCACGGCTGGCCGCGAGGCTGGGCGTGAAAACGGTGACGGGCTTTACGGGATCGTCCATTTGGAAGTATGTGGCCATGTTCCCGCCGGCCACGGAGAAGATGGTCGACGCCGGCTACCAGGATTTTGCCGACCGGTGGAACCCGATCCTCGACGTCTTTGACGCGGTGGGCGTCCGTTTTGCCCATGAGGTGCACCCGTCCGAAATCGCCTACGACTACTGGACAACCCAGCGCACCCTGGAAGCGATCGGACACCGCGAAGCCTTTGGGCTGAACTGGGACCCCAGCCACATGGTCTGGCAGGACATTGATCCGGTGGGATTCCTGTGGGACTTCAAGGACCGCATCTACCATGTGCACTGCAAGGACACGAAGAAGCGGCTGGCCAACGGACGCAACGGCCGGCTTTCGTCCCACCTGCCGTGGGCCGACCCGCGCCGGGGCTGGGATTTCATCTCCACCGGCCACGGCGACGTGCCCTGGGAGGACGCGTTCCGGATGCTCAATTCCATCGGCTACCGCGGACCGCTGTCAGTGGAGTGGGAGGATGCAGGCATGAACCGGCTGGACGGCGCCCCCGAAGCACTCGAGTTTGTCCGCCGGCTTTCCGGTTACGAACCCTCCGCGGCGGCCTTCGACGCCGCCTTCAGCACCAAGTAG
- a CDS encoding GMC oxidoreductase, with the protein MSNPTIAVVGSGPIGSTYARLLLEQIPNARVVMFEAGPQLTTVPGESVRNIPDPDEKSRAREMSQGPQSGGFRESLGIPAATVTEGMFTARQGTHLLDFGGAGSAHAPSFPAAAAATNVGGQGAHWTCATPSPAFSEKIPFIADDEWDGLIEEAKGLLHVHSAAFADSKVGEAIRSLLDEEFGAELPDGYGVGTLPVAGDPQPDGSVRWAGADVVLGPLIDQDSTLSQRFELRDLTLVRRVELDGTRATGVTVQDLRTGTESFVPADVVVVAADAFRSPQLLWASGVRPAALGHYLTEHPVVISTVALDADKMSRFAAKEDLDAELARRAQNPADPVAAVNRIPFSEPEHPFSVQVMYTETTPFPMEPGTPYSENRWGYVNMGYGLRKHPRYEDAVTFDDNEPDYRGFPNMSIDYALTEREEAEIAQATERLRRAGKALGVFVAEPRLMPNGSSLHYQGTMRMGAADDGSSVADPWSRVWGYENLVVGGNALIPTATAMNPTLMSVAIAVRGARQVAKELGS; encoded by the coding sequence ATGTCCAACCCCACCATTGCCGTCGTCGGCAGCGGACCCATCGGTTCCACTTACGCCCGCCTGTTGCTGGAGCAGATCCCCAACGCGCGGGTGGTGATGTTCGAAGCCGGACCGCAGCTGACCACCGTCCCCGGCGAGAGCGTCCGGAACATCCCGGACCCGGATGAGAAGTCGCGCGCCCGGGAAATGTCGCAGGGACCGCAGTCCGGCGGGTTCCGTGAATCGCTTGGCATTCCCGCAGCAACAGTCACCGAGGGCATGTTCACCGCGCGCCAGGGAACGCACCTGCTGGACTTCGGCGGAGCTGGTTCAGCGCACGCCCCCTCATTTCCGGCGGCGGCTGCCGCCACCAACGTGGGCGGGCAGGGTGCGCACTGGACCTGCGCGACGCCGTCGCCCGCGTTCAGCGAAAAGATCCCCTTCATAGCGGACGACGAGTGGGACGGGCTGATTGAAGAGGCCAAAGGCCTCCTGCACGTCCACAGTGCAGCCTTCGCAGACTCGAAAGTGGGCGAAGCCATCCGCTCCCTCCTGGACGAGGAGTTCGGCGCTGAACTCCCCGACGGCTACGGTGTGGGCACGCTTCCTGTCGCCGGGGACCCGCAACCCGACGGGTCCGTGCGCTGGGCTGGTGCCGACGTCGTCCTTGGCCCGTTGATCGACCAGGACAGCACGCTGTCACAGCGGTTCGAACTCCGCGACCTCACCCTGGTCCGCCGCGTGGAGCTCGACGGAACCCGGGCCACCGGTGTCACCGTGCAGGATCTCCGCACCGGAACGGAATCCTTTGTGCCGGCGGACGTGGTGGTGGTAGCGGCGGATGCTTTCCGGTCACCCCAGCTCCTGTGGGCCTCGGGCGTCCGGCCGGCGGCGCTTGGCCACTACCTGACCGAACACCCGGTGGTGATTTCCACGGTGGCGCTCGACGCCGACAAGATGAGCCGTTTCGCCGCAAAGGAGGACCTGGACGCAGAACTGGCCCGGCGCGCCCAAAACCCGGCGGACCCCGTGGCGGCCGTGAACCGCATCCCGTTCTCCGAGCCCGAGCACCCCTTCTCGGTCCAGGTGATGTACACCGAAACCACGCCGTTCCCCATGGAGCCGGGCACCCCGTACTCGGAGAACCGCTGGGGCTACGTCAACATGGGCTACGGCCTGCGCAAGCACCCGCGCTACGAGGACGCCGTCACCTTTGACGACAACGAGCCCGACTACCGCGGCTTCCCGAACATGAGCATCGACTATGCGCTCACGGAGCGGGAGGAAGCGGAGATTGCCCAAGCCACCGAACGGTTGCGCCGTGCCGGCAAGGCCCTGGGCGTCTTTGTGGCCGAACCGAGGCTGATGCCCAACGGCTCCAGCCTGCACTACCAGGGCACCATGCGCATGGGAGCGGCCGACGACGGCAGCTCAGTGGCAGATCCATGGTCCAGGGTGTGGGGCTACGAGAACCTGGTGGTGGGCGGGAACGCGCTCATTCCGACAGCCACGGCCATGAACCCCACGCTGATGAGCGTGGCCATCGCCGTCCGCGGCGCGCGCCAGGTCGCCAAAGAACTGGGATCCTGA
- a CDS encoding LysR family transcriptional regulator — protein MKNLDLNLLPHLQVLLELRNITRAAERLQLSQPATSAAMARLRRHFDDELLVRNGRTYDLTPFAQSLVPLVDEAMLHIQRATRIRSGFDPAASEREFVIAASDYAAALIVGPLRGILREEAPGVSVDFVPTSNSGIQGQMADYSKIDLLVGPTGYQMQGASRQLFRDSFMAVADAGNPLLQQHRLTLADLATVPHAVGYFGEGISTPADKLFESRGIQRRVAAVVAGFLSLPLLVEGTDLVALVPGMLAARAQRGANIAVLGFADDAEASLVEAMYWHPSQAEDPAGVWLRSVVQRSCARLHELFPAAAHPLTIHAADTT, from the coding sequence ATGAAGAACCTGGACCTGAACCTACTGCCCCACCTGCAGGTCCTGCTGGAACTGAGGAACATCACCCGGGCCGCGGAGCGCCTCCAGCTAAGCCAACCGGCCACCAGCGCCGCAATGGCCAGGCTCCGGCGCCACTTCGACGACGAACTCCTGGTCCGCAATGGCCGCACCTACGATCTGACGCCCTTCGCGCAATCCCTGGTTCCGCTGGTTGATGAAGCAATGCTCCACATCCAGCGGGCCACGCGCATCCGCTCCGGCTTCGATCCTGCGGCAAGCGAGCGGGAATTCGTGATTGCAGCCTCCGACTACGCGGCGGCGCTGATCGTGGGTCCGCTGCGGGGCATCCTGCGGGAGGAAGCCCCTGGGGTGTCCGTGGATTTCGTTCCCACGTCAAATTCCGGGATCCAGGGCCAGATGGCTGACTACTCCAAGATCGACCTGCTCGTCGGGCCAACCGGTTACCAGATGCAGGGGGCCAGCCGGCAGCTGTTCAGGGACAGCTTCATGGCCGTTGCCGACGCCGGTAATCCCTTGCTCCAGCAGCACCGCCTTACCCTGGCCGACCTGGCCACGGTGCCCCACGCCGTCGGCTATTTCGGTGAGGGCATCAGCACTCCCGCGGACAAACTGTTCGAGTCGCGCGGCATCCAGCGCCGGGTGGCCGCGGTGGTGGCCGGGTTCCTGTCGCTGCCCCTGCTGGTGGAAGGAACGGACCTTGTGGCGCTGGTGCCGGGGATGCTGGCAGCGCGGGCCCAGCGAGGCGCCAACATTGCGGTGCTGGGGTTCGCCGACGATGCCGAAGCCTCCCTGGTGGAGGCCATGTACTGGCACCCCTCGCAGGCGGAGGACCCTGCCGGAGTCTGGCTGCGTTCGGTGGTGCAGCGTTCCTGCGCCCGGCTGCATGAACTCTTTCCCGCCGCCGCACATCCCCTGACCATCCACGCGGCGGATACCACGTAG
- a CDS encoding Gfo/Idh/MocA family oxidoreductase: MMPWKVGILGAGPGVAALHLPVLRGLPDLFAVVHIADAGSGRAEDLSERFGARWSGGEAELLADPEVQVVAVCSPAAEHARQILAAVAAGKRAIFCEKPLATSKHDAVRVIDACRAAGAILLVGTNHLFDAAWDRARHHLVALEGRVRAVSVTLALPPNDRYHQLVAEGGPFQAARHGRPDLGSPAVAAGVLRQLLTGLAIHDLPAVRDIAPGIDDVVYAQVAPPLGYLVGYRAGSVLVQLALTMLPEGPDALWRMAIATSRDPDRGQLSAGLRPCGKRRHPRAWRGRAVDGIREGSRGRLCGGVARPGIAPRGGRAGGI; this comes from the coding sequence ATGATGCCTTGGAAGGTAGGGATTCTCGGGGCCGGACCCGGTGTTGCGGCCCTGCACCTGCCGGTGTTGCGGGGGCTTCCGGACCTGTTTGCCGTGGTGCACATCGCCGACGCCGGAAGTGGCCGCGCTGAAGATCTTTCGGAAAGGTTCGGTGCCCGCTGGTCCGGTGGGGAAGCTGAGTTGCTGGCGGACCCGGAAGTGCAGGTGGTGGCTGTCTGCAGTCCGGCGGCGGAGCACGCCCGCCAAATCCTGGCGGCCGTGGCTGCCGGCAAGCGGGCCATCTTCTGCGAGAAGCCCCTGGCCACCAGCAAGCACGACGCTGTCAGGGTCATAGATGCCTGCCGCGCTGCCGGCGCCATCCTCCTGGTGGGGACCAACCATTTGTTTGATGCCGCTTGGGACCGTGCCAGGCACCACCTTGTTGCGCTCGAAGGCAGGGTGCGGGCCGTATCGGTCACCTTGGCGCTCCCACCCAACGACAGGTACCACCAGCTCGTGGCGGAAGGCGGGCCGTTCCAGGCCGCACGCCACGGCCGCCCGGACCTGGGTAGCCCGGCGGTGGCGGCGGGAGTCCTGCGGCAACTGTTGACCGGGCTGGCAATCCATGACCTTCCCGCTGTCAGGGATATCGCACCAGGTATCGACGACGTCGTCTATGCGCAGGTTGCACCGCCCCTCGGCTATTTGGTGGGGTACCGGGCCGGAAGCGTCCTGGTCCAACTCGCGCTCACCATGCTGCCCGAAGGACCTGACGCCCTCTGGCGCATGGCCATTGCCACCTCCCGCGACCCGGATCGAGGTCAACTTTCCGCCGGCCTTCGTCCATGCGGGAAGCGCCGGCATCCGCGTGCGTGGCGTGGGCGGGCAGTGGACGGAATACGGGAGGGATCCCGGGGACGGCTATGTGGCGGAGTGGCGCGTCCTGGCATCGCTCCTCGAGGGGGCCGCGCCGGTGGAATATGA
- a CDS encoding ROK family protein — MTTDSTLRFGAQTDEVTSLLRIVNLVRTGEATTRPEIGKVTGLGRGVVSQRVDQAIEIGFLGDGDFGASSGGRAPRTLRFRSEQGRIVICALGAAHIRVGIAALDGDIIDHAHRNWEISQGPEKTIDAVMTLIDDVLKKHPDVPVWGVVVGLPGPVDFATGQPVAPPIMPGWNGFDVRTPFEERFNAPVWVDNDSNLLALGERARRRDSLTDLIYCKIGSGVGSGLLSKGRIHRGANGAAGDIGHVRVSDSNEQCRCGKVGCLEAVAGGWALVRDAEQAIKEGVTTSLAGRAKERALTLEDITLAAQAGDSLAITLVQKSAHVAGETISALVNMFNPGVIVIGGAIASAGEVFLAEVRQRVYELSLPLATPRPHHHLVRERRARTAPRRSRACTRAVVRCHFPALVRRRQAVSRANGSAGLSLLTEAARQPRSRHVAGDPRHRRRARVQPGLNAEREYQRRT, encoded by the coding sequence ATGACGACAGACTCCACCCTCCGTTTCGGAGCACAAACGGACGAAGTAACCAGCCTGCTGCGAATCGTCAACCTGGTGCGGACAGGCGAGGCAACCACCCGGCCCGAAATCGGCAAGGTCACCGGGCTGGGCAGGGGCGTCGTGAGCCAGCGCGTGGACCAGGCCATTGAAATCGGATTCCTCGGCGACGGCGACTTCGGCGCCTCGTCCGGAGGCCGCGCGCCGCGGACTCTCCGTTTCCGCTCGGAACAGGGGCGGATCGTCATCTGCGCCCTCGGCGCAGCGCACATCAGGGTGGGCATCGCGGCGCTCGACGGCGACATCATTGACCATGCGCACCGCAATTGGGAGATTTCCCAAGGGCCGGAGAAGACCATCGATGCGGTCATGACCCTTATTGATGACGTGCTCAAGAAACATCCCGACGTGCCGGTGTGGGGTGTGGTGGTCGGCCTGCCAGGCCCGGTGGACTTCGCCACGGGACAGCCCGTGGCACCGCCGATCATGCCCGGATGGAACGGCTTCGACGTCCGGACGCCCTTCGAGGAACGCTTCAACGCGCCCGTATGGGTGGATAACGATTCAAATCTTTTGGCTCTTGGTGAGCGCGCCCGCCGTCGCGACTCCCTCACAGACCTGATCTACTGCAAGATCGGCTCGGGAGTCGGCTCCGGCCTGCTGTCCAAGGGCCGGATCCACCGTGGCGCCAACGGCGCGGCCGGGGATATCGGCCACGTTAGGGTATCCGACTCCAACGAGCAGTGCCGCTGCGGCAAAGTCGGCTGCCTCGAAGCCGTGGCCGGCGGATGGGCCCTGGTGCGGGACGCAGAGCAGGCAATCAAGGAAGGCGTAACCACCTCCCTTGCCGGACGGGCAAAGGAGCGGGCGCTGACCCTGGAAGACATCACCCTCGCAGCACAGGCCGGTGATTCACTGGCTATCACGCTCGTTCAGAAGTCCGCCCACGTGGCCGGCGAGACCATCTCGGCCCTGGTCAACATGTTCAACCCGGGAGTCATTGTCATCGGAGGCGCCATTGCCTCTGCGGGCGAGGTGTTCCTGGCCGAGGTGCGGCAACGCGTGTACGAACTGTCGTTGCCCCTTGCCACCCCGCGACCTCACCATCACCTTGTCCGTGAACGACGAGCGCGAACCGCTCCGCGGCGGAGCAGAGCTTGCACGCGAGCAGTTGTTCGATGTCACTTTCCCGCGCTGGTTCGCCGAAGGCAGGCCGTCTCCCGAGCGAACGGCAGTGCCGGCCTGAGCCTCCTTACCGAGGCAGCCCGGCAGCCGCGCTCACGCCACGTCGCGGGAGATCCCCGGCACCGCCGCCGGGCCCGCGTCCAGCCGGGCCTCAACGCGGAACGGGAGTATCAGCGGCGAACCTGA